CTAAGTACTATAATATGAgcttttttattcttttcttcCCCAAATAGTAAAGGGTTTCTGGGCAACCACAAAGATGTCACCTTTATGAACTCCTCTCCTTTAATTAAGCCAGTTTCTGTTCATCATCTCCACAATCTATCTCTCTGTTATATCCTTTCGGGTGGAAACATGCTACCAGTACAGAAAAACAATGTGGGTGATCGCCGACAAGTTCATAGGACCCACTCCGCTAAATATTACATAGATCGGGTTCATGACACCCTTACAACAAGGGTTTCCAAATTGATATGTGCAGTAATCATCGGTCTTCTTATCATAATCAGCATCTTAACATTCATTCTCTGGCTCAGCCTTCGCCCCCACCGACCCAAGTTCCACGTTCGCGAGTTTTCCATTCCAGCCTTGGCTCAAGCAAACGGGTTCGATGGCGCTCAAGTAATCTTCAACATTACTGCCCGTAACCCTAATCTGAACGTCGGGTATTACTACGACGACGCCAtgcaggtatatatatatatataaatttgctTTTAGTTTAACGTGGATAAGTGAAAAGAATCGCACTTTGTATATGCAGGTAGTGTTGTATTATCAAGATGAGGATATTGGATCAACAACTTTGTTGCATCCTTTCCTTCAAGAGCCTAAGAACGAGACGATTCTCTATGGGGTTCTGAGCGGGCCAACTTTGTTGATGAACAACCAGAGATGGATGCAGTTTCAGGCTGATCGAGCCAAAGGAGCGGTTATTTTCAGGCTTAGTGTGTCGTCGACAATTCGTTTCAAGGTGTCTTCTTGGAATAGTCACAGCCATAAGATACACGTTAATTGCGAGGTTGGTGTTGGTCCTGATGGATTGCTTTTGCCTAGATATATTAACATCAAGAAATGCCCTGTTTATTTCAGTTGATTTACTGTTTGTATCTCATTTCTAtctttcattttgttttgttttttaattatttgattattatggttaattttaatgtattaaGTAGCACTTGTGATTCAttatcaatcattttattttttcaatataaatatctTTACATAATTGTATTACTTATGGGTATAAGATATATCGAAATGTATAATCAAATCgttgaagaaaattttaaatgatcgATTTTGATTTATTAGTTTGGTTCAGTTTATCACTTTAATTCATTTGTCAAGAATTATtgctaaataatatattattaaacattaaatttgttttgaaaaacttatatCAACTAATAAGTATCAgctataaatttaactaaattatgtattttttaaattttaattaggatAGGTATGGTGTGTCAATTTGACCGCCAGATCGTCACTAAACCGAACCAACCTTTGAGTTCCGCTtgacaattttataaatagtcGATTATTCGGTTCAGACTGAACCGAATTTCAtggtttgattggtttattTGTAATATAACCTAACTGAGTTAgataaatcaaaatttacaagttaaatttattattaagaataatGTAAGTTATTAAGAGAACAATTATAGAACGGATAAAGTAAACATTGATTTAatgaaatacaaaataattaattagatatgaagtataatatattttaattgatatcaATTAAATAATCACTATCATTACATTAACATAAACACAAACTTTGCATTTGCATTGATATTATGCCACCGATAAAAGGACAAAAACAAAACTCATGTATATGTTGTtgacttttattatttaatttatttattaaataagatttaattttgatatatcaatTTTTACTTTTCTACCCCTCAAATAGTTTAATGGTAAGTAACTTTCATTAAAATGTTTACTTTACTAATATTCCAGTTTGATTTTCAATGAAACACAATATTTAAGTAAGTAAAAGATCAGTTGACTTGTTTATCTAGTCTCTATCACATATTAAttgagttatatttataaaatatataagaaaattaaacatttcTTTGGCATTTGTtagtcacattttttttaaacattgaatgatgaaaattttaattgaaaatattgtatCAATTGATCATACTTTTGTTTGATTGTTTTCATATagatttttaatcaaataagaCATCCAACAATTATATCTCAAACTTACAGGTcataagaattaatttttttttattaaagttaatctaaattatatataatagagtaaatatattaactaaaaaaatgagATTCAAAGAAACAAAAATGACTAAAagtacaaatatttaattggcaaatataatttttgaaaggGAAATATATAGAGTTTTATTTTCAGTCCTTTCTACATATCATGATGtgcaatatattatattaaaaaggaatgaaaatttaaaatagtcaCTTAACTTGTTCATTATTTCTCTAGACCTGataa
This is a stretch of genomic DNA from Impatiens glandulifera chromosome 4, dImpGla2.1, whole genome shotgun sequence. It encodes these proteins:
- the LOC124935799 gene encoding NDR1/HIN1-like protein 26, with amino-acid sequence MNSSPLIKPVSVHHLHNLSLCYILSGGNMLPVQKNNVGDRRQVHRTHSAKYYIDRVHDTLTTRVSKLICAVIIGLLIIISILTFILWLSLRPHRPKFHVREFSIPALAQANGFDGAQVIFNITARNPNLNVGYYYDDAMQVVLYYQDEDIGSTTLLHPFLQEPKNETILYGVLSGPTLLMNNQRWMQFQADRAKGAVIFRLSVSSTIRFKVSSWNSHSHKIHVNCEVGVGPDGLLLPRYINIKKCPVYFS